Sequence from the Panicum virgatum strain AP13 chromosome 5N, P.virgatum_v5, whole genome shotgun sequence genome:
TTCTATTAAGTAGCTATACTATCAATGCAATAGGTGTGGATCCATACCTTGTTTCACTGTAGCATAAATATGAGCAGAAAATGGGATTAACACACATATTAGTATATGTTCACTACCCTGTGATACTTCTGATGTTAAAAAAACTCAGCACCTGCACTTCAGTACTTTTGTCAGGAAGCAGGAGTACGAGGAAGGGCTCCACAGTGAGAACAGCTAATGCTCTTGTCAAAACCAGCAGACGAGCTGAATCCTCTCACCAGAGAAATCAAGGAAAGCGATGGCACTCCGGCAAGCCCTCGGATGGTCAGAAGGGGAGGTGATGCGGCCCGAGTCCGAGCCTTGCTCGCGGCTGATGCGACAGACTGCTGGCATCTTCACCGTTGGTGGCGCCCTTGCCTTCTGGGTGCTCGGCCGCCTGCACTACGGTCACAAATCTTGTCCATCCAATTCTCTGCTTTTCAGTATCTTTGTGCTGCCATTCTATGAATTGATTGTACCGGCCGAGATAAAGCTCTTCTCCTCACTGTACTGCGTTCAAGTACTTTGAGCAAATCAGAGGTGAGACCATTTTGCTGCCTGACCCCATCATGGTTATCCTGCAGGTCCAAGAATAACAGTCCCAAGGAGCCTCAGGTGGGCGTCATGCGGAGCAATCTCAACAAGCTCAACATCAGCACTGCTTGTGCGGCTCTTCAGCCCGGAGTGCGAACTGCAGAATATAGCAGCTTATGACAAGCAAGAAAACAAGGCTGAATAGCTTGAATTCAGGCCACATCAGTCTTCCCTATCAGTATCAGATTGTGTGGTTTACTGATTCAGTCTAGG
This genomic interval carries:
- the LOC120676559 gene encoding uncharacterized protein LOC120676559, whose protein sequence is MALRQALGWSEGEVMRPESEPCSRLMRQTAGIFTVGGALAFWVLGRLHYGPRITVPRSLRWASCGAISTSSTSALLVRLFSPECELQNIAAYDKQENKAE